The Centroberyx gerrardi isolate f3 chromosome 19, fCenGer3.hap1.cur.20231027, whole genome shotgun sequence genome has a segment encoding these proteins:
- the LOC139930607 gene encoding coiled-coil domain-containing protein 106-like, producing MPHSAGGGGGGGGGGGGLYLDAYEVSFPLEESMERPPAYHLNHGEQMIDDPPSQYSPFILVSNLRAHLYVALEKNAWLQKRIEELEEERNFLRCQLDRFIVSMRSQEDWCADAQRAVKLQPSSPPTPPSPMTTRSGMTLKRLQGQGPRTRRSAAIPVKQEFHLEEDKFYTQDEYVEEEEEEEEEDEDSSVEKGSKKKGRGGRAGGEPRMKMRRIFRITHGRERQRVKDPDGVLIRYKKILSTYQRVRSMSRAFQIHGVDRNTMASTSPIAELLLVAPDKVAEVGEFEASKEKLLDYARRCYRTMDEPTHAKVQTMKKTHKLLPISYRFRN from the exons ATGCCTCactctgcaggaggaggaggaggaggaggaggaggaggaggaggattgtaTCTGGATGCCTATGAAGTGTCTTTTCCCCTGGAGGAGAGCATGGAGCGACCGCCCGCCTACCACCTGAACCACGGAGAGCAGATGATCGACG ATCCTCCCTCTCAGTACAGTCCGTTCATCCTGGTCTCTAACCTGCGGGCTCACCTGTACGTTGCTCTGGAGAAGAACGCCTGGCTGCAGAAACGCatcgaggagctggaggaggagcgcAACTTCCTGCGCTGCCAGCTGGACCGCTTCATCGTCAGCATGAGGAGCCAGGAGG ACTGGTGTGCGGACGCCCAGCGAGCGGTGAAGCTGCAGCCCTCCAGCCCCCCCACTCCTCCGTCTCCCATGACCACCAGGTCTGGCATGACGCTCAAACGGCTGCAGGGTCAGGGGCCGCGCACCCGCCGCAGCGCTGCCATCCccg TCAAACAGGAGTTTCATCTGGAAGAGGATAAGTTCTACACACAGGATGAGTacgtagaggaagaggaggaggaggaggaggaagacgaggactCGTCTGTGGAGAAAGGGTCGAAGAAGAAGGGCAGAGGAGGCCGAGCCGGCGGAGAGCccaggatgaagatgaggaggatcTTCAGGATCACACATggcagggagaggcagagag ttAAAGACCCAGACGGCGTGCTGATCCGCTACAAGAAGATCCTGTCCACCTACCAGCGGGTGAGGAGCATGTCCCGGGCCTTCCAGATCCACGGAGTCGACCGCAACACCATGGCCTCCACCTCGCCCATCGCCgagctgctgctggtggccCCCGACAAG GTGGCGGAGGTCGGCGAGTTCGAGGCGTCCAAAgagaagctgctggactacgcCCGGCGCTGCTACAGGACCATGGACGAGCCGACGCACGCCAAGGTCCAGACCATGAAGAAGACTCACAAGCTGCTGCCCATCTCCTATAGGTTCAGAAACTGA